A section of the Pimelobacter simplex genome encodes:
- a CDS encoding ABC transporter ATP-binding protein, with translation MAIKREPWIFTASTVGSVLFGALTVADAWVLGWATDHVVLPAFRDGEIGSGLLWAVLGLFIGVAILRAVGIVARRLGAGVMQYRMQAHSRRAVTRQYLRLPMAWHQKHPTGELLSNANADVEAAWGPIAPLPMAVGTVAMMVIAVVQMLLTDLVLAAVGLLVFPLVIGVNVVYQRLAQGWATRAQELRAELSEIAHESFDGALVVKTLGREPEETARFKAKAEQLREANIRVGRIRAAFDPTLAALPNLAVLVVLVAGVHRVVSGATVAGDVVTVAYLLTVVSFPIRSIGWLLGDFPRSVVGYRRVAAVLGATGAMEYGDAPAPSAPGGARLEVERAAFAYDADRTLLRDLSFDVEPGRTVALVGATASGKSTLTTLLSRLVDVDEGAIRVDGTDLRELRHGALAQVLAVVPQTAFLFDDTVRGNVTLGADVGDDDVWAALRTAQADGFVAALPDGLDTRLGERGTSLSGGQRQRLSLARALVRRPRLLVLDDATSAVDPEVEARILAGLGEGDTTLVVVAYRKATIGLADEVLFLVDGRIADRGPHDELVARNADYAHLVNAYETEAAEVTR, from the coding sequence GTGGCGATCAAGCGCGAGCCCTGGATCTTCACGGCGTCCACGGTTGGCAGCGTGCTCTTCGGAGCGCTCACCGTCGCCGACGCGTGGGTGCTGGGATGGGCGACGGACCACGTCGTGCTCCCCGCCTTCCGCGACGGCGAGATCGGCTCCGGCCTCCTCTGGGCGGTGCTCGGGCTGTTCATCGGCGTCGCGATCCTGCGCGCGGTCGGCATCGTCGCGCGCCGCCTGGGCGCGGGCGTCATGCAGTACCGCATGCAGGCGCACAGCCGCCGCGCGGTCACGCGCCAGTACCTGCGGCTGCCGATGGCCTGGCACCAGAAGCACCCCACCGGCGAGCTGCTCTCCAACGCCAACGCCGACGTCGAGGCGGCCTGGGGCCCGATCGCGCCGCTGCCGATGGCGGTCGGCACGGTCGCGATGATGGTCATCGCCGTCGTCCAGATGCTCCTCACCGACCTGGTCCTGGCCGCGGTCGGGCTGCTCGTCTTCCCGCTCGTGATCGGCGTCAACGTCGTCTACCAACGCCTCGCCCAGGGCTGGGCCACCCGGGCCCAGGAGCTGCGCGCCGAGCTCTCCGAGATCGCCCACGAGTCCTTCGACGGCGCGCTCGTCGTCAAGACCCTCGGGCGCGAGCCCGAGGAGACCGCGCGGTTCAAGGCCAAGGCCGAGCAGCTGCGCGAGGCCAACATCCGGGTCGGCCGGATCCGCGCCGCCTTCGACCCGACGCTGGCCGCGCTGCCCAACCTCGCGGTGCTCGTCGTCCTGGTCGCCGGCGTCCACCGCGTCGTGTCCGGCGCGACCGTGGCCGGCGACGTCGTGACGGTGGCCTACCTGCTGACCGTCGTGTCGTTCCCGATCCGCTCCATCGGCTGGCTGCTGGGCGACTTCCCGCGCAGCGTGGTCGGCTACCGCCGGGTGGCCGCCGTCCTCGGCGCCACCGGCGCCATGGAGTACGGCGACGCCCCCGCCCCCAGCGCCCCCGGAGGCGCCCGGCTCGAGGTCGAGCGCGCCGCGTTCGCCTACGACGCCGACCGCACCCTGCTGCGCGACCTGTCCTTCGACGTCGAGCCCGGCCGCACGGTCGCGCTCGTCGGCGCGACGGCGTCTGGCAAGAGCACCCTCACCACGCTGCTCTCGCGCCTGGTCGACGTCGACGAGGGCGCGATCCGGGTCGACGGCACCGACCTGCGCGAGCTGCGCCACGGCGCGCTGGCCCAGGTGCTCGCCGTGGTCCCGCAGACGGCGTTCCTCTTCGACGACACCGTGCGCGGCAATGTCACCCTCGGCGCGGACGTCGGCGACGACGACGTGTGGGCGGCGCTGCGCACGGCCCAGGCCGACGGCTTCGTCGCAGCCCTGCCCGACGGCCTCGACACCCGCCTCGGCGAGCGCGGCACCTCGCTCTCCGGCGGCCAGCGCCAGCGGCTCTCGCTCGCCCGCGCGCTCGTCCGGCGTCCGCGGCTCCTCGTCCTCGACGACGCCACCTCGGCCGTCGACCCCGAGGTCGAGGCCCGCATCCTGGCCGGCCTGGGCGAGGGCGACACGACGCTGGTCGTCGTCGCCTACCGCAAGGCGACGATCGGCCTGGCCGACGAGGTGCTCTTCCTGGTCGACGGCCGGATCGCCGACCGCGGCCCCCACGACGAGCTGGTCGCGCGCAACGCCGACTACGCCCACCTCGTCAACGCCTACGAGACCGAGGCCGCCGAGGTGACCCGATGA
- the hisI gene encoding phosphoribosyl-AMP cyclohydrolase, whose protein sequence is MEPVSLPSAVADRLKRTSDGLVPAIVQQHDTGEVLMLAWMDDEALHRTLSTGRATYWSRSRQEYWVKGETSGNPQQVKEVRLDCDGDTLLVKVDQVGVACHTGARTCFDEGLIDG, encoded by the coding sequence ATGGAGCCCGTGAGCCTTCCCTCCGCCGTTGCCGACCGCCTCAAGCGCACCTCCGACGGGCTGGTGCCCGCGATCGTGCAGCAGCACGACACCGGCGAGGTGCTGATGCTGGCCTGGATGGACGACGAGGCGCTGCACCGCACGCTCAGCACCGGGCGGGCGACGTACTGGAGCCGGTCGCGCCAGGAGTACTGGGTCAAGGGCGAGACCTCGGGCAACCCCCAGCAGGTCAAGGAGGTCCGCCTCGACTGCGACGGCGACACCCTGCTGGTCAAGGTCGACCAGGTCGGGGTCGCCTGCCACACCGGGGCGCGCACCTGCTTCGACGAGGGCCTCATCGATGGCTGA
- the hisD gene encoding histidinol dehydrogenase, whose amino-acid sequence MSLIRRIDLRDADESVDYRAAVPRADFDIEAAVPAVHAICEEVRTRGLDAIVEFGEKFDGVRVDDIRVAPATMQAALDDLDPGIRAGLEESIRRLRATCANELEQDAVTDLGPGARVTHRKVPVGRVGLYVPGGLAPLVSSVLMNVVPAQTAGVESIALASPPQKEFGGSVHPTILAACALLGVDEVYAVGGAQAIAMFAYGVGPCRRVDLVTGPGNIWVVTAKRILKGQIGIDSEAGPTEIAILADDTGDASYVAADLISQAEHDPLAASVLVTTSERLAAEVEVELDRQVAATRHVERITTSLGGRQSGIVLVRDLEQGLDVVNAYAAEHLEIHTEDAAGWAARVRNAGAIFVGPHAPVSLGDYCAGSNHVLPTAGCACHSSGLSVRAFTKSVHVIDYSAAALAEVAGHVVTLAEAEDLPGHGAAITARVGR is encoded by the coding sequence GTCGACTACCGCGCAGCAGTGCCCCGTGCCGACTTCGACATCGAGGCTGCGGTGCCGGCGGTGCATGCGATCTGCGAGGAGGTCCGCACCCGCGGGCTCGACGCGATCGTGGAGTTCGGTGAGAAGTTCGACGGCGTGCGGGTCGACGACATCCGGGTCGCCCCGGCGACGATGCAGGCCGCGCTCGACGACCTCGACCCCGGCATCCGCGCGGGTCTGGAGGAGTCGATCCGGCGCCTGCGCGCGACGTGCGCCAACGAGCTCGAGCAGGACGCCGTGACCGACCTCGGCCCCGGCGCCCGGGTGACCCACCGCAAGGTGCCGGTCGGCCGGGTCGGCCTCTACGTCCCCGGCGGCCTCGCGCCGCTGGTCTCGTCGGTGCTCATGAATGTCGTCCCGGCCCAGACCGCGGGCGTCGAGTCGATCGCGCTCGCGAGCCCGCCGCAGAAGGAGTTCGGCGGCTCGGTGCACCCGACGATCCTGGCCGCGTGCGCGCTGCTCGGCGTCGACGAGGTCTACGCCGTCGGCGGCGCCCAGGCGATCGCGATGTTCGCCTACGGCGTCGGTCCGTGCCGGCGCGTCGACCTGGTGACCGGCCCCGGCAACATCTGGGTGGTCACCGCCAAGCGGATCCTCAAGGGCCAGATCGGCATCGACTCCGAGGCCGGCCCGACCGAGATCGCGATCCTGGCCGACGACACCGGCGACGCGTCGTACGTGGCGGCGGACCTGATCAGCCAGGCCGAGCACGACCCGCTGGCCGCCTCGGTCCTCGTCACCACCTCTGAGCGGCTCGCCGCCGAGGTCGAGGTCGAGCTCGACCGGCAGGTCGCCGCGACCAGGCACGTCGAGCGGATCACCACCTCGCTCGGCGGGCGCCAGTCCGGCATCGTCTTGGTCCGCGACCTGGAGCAGGGCCTCGACGTCGTCAACGCCTATGCCGCCGAGCACCTCGAGATCCACACCGAGGACGCCGCCGGCTGGGCCGCCCGGGTCCGCAACGCCGGGGCGATCTTCGTCGGCCCGCACGCGCCGGTGAGCCTCGGCGACTACTGCGCCGGCTCCAACCACGTGCTGCCGACCGCGGGCTGCGCCTGCCACTCCTCGGGTCTGTCGGTGCGCGCGTTCACCAAGTCGGTGCACGTCATCGACTACTCCGCCGCGGCGCTCGCCGAGGTGGCCGGTCACGTCGTGACGCTCGCCGAGGCCGAGGACCTGCCCGGCCACGGCGCCGCCATCACCGCGCGGGTCGGCCGATGA
- the hisH gene encoding imidazole glycerol phosphate synthase subunit HisH produces MSAPSVVVLDYGSGNLRSAVRAVERAGAEVTLTGDLDLAMEADGLLVPGVGAYEACMRGLRAIRGERIIARRLSGGRPVLGICVGMQILFERGIEHGVETEGCGEWPGVVERLQAPIVPHMGWNTVSVPEQTRLFAGIEDERFYFVHSYGVRDWTLVTNDRTPDSHQPLVTWAEHGGDRFVAAVENGPLCATQFHPEKSGDAGAQLLRNWVSSLS; encoded by the coding sequence GTGAGCGCTCCGTCCGTCGTCGTCCTCGACTACGGCTCGGGCAACCTGCGCTCCGCGGTCCGTGCCGTCGAGCGCGCCGGCGCGGAGGTCACGCTGACCGGTGACCTCGACCTCGCGATGGAGGCCGACGGGCTGCTGGTGCCGGGCGTCGGCGCGTACGAGGCCTGCATGCGCGGCCTGCGCGCGATCCGCGGCGAGCGGATCATCGCCCGCCGCCTCTCCGGCGGCCGTCCCGTGCTCGGGATCTGCGTGGGCATGCAGATCCTCTTCGAGCGGGGCATCGAGCACGGCGTCGAGACCGAGGGCTGCGGCGAGTGGCCCGGGGTGGTCGAGCGCCTGCAGGCGCCGATCGTCCCGCACATGGGCTGGAACACCGTGTCCGTTCCGGAGCAGACCCGGCTCTTCGCCGGCATCGAGGACGAGCGCTTCTACTTCGTGCACTCCTACGGCGTGCGCGACTGGACGCTGGTCACCAATGACCGCACGCCCGACAGCCACCAGCCGCTGGTCACGTGGGCCGAGCACGGGGGTGACCGGTTCGTCGCGGCCGTCGAGAACGGCCCGCTCTGCGCCACCCAGTTCCACCCCGAGAAGTCGGGGGACGCCGGCGCCCAGCTGCTGCGGAACTGGGTCAGCTCGCTGAGCTGA
- the hisF gene encoding imidazole glycerol phosphate synthase subunit HisF — MTLAVRVIPCLDVDAGRVVKGVNFQELRDAGDPVELARLYDAEGADELTFLDISASHEGRATTMDIVSATAEQVFIPLTVGGGVSSVEDVDRLLRAGADKIAVNTAALRRPELIAEIADRFGNQVLVLSVDARRVPAGSEVRTDSGFEVTTHGGRQSAGVDAIAWAVRAAELGAGEILLNAMDADGTTDGFDLELIRKVRAEVSIPVIASGGAGAVEHFPPAVEAGADAVLAATVFHFGTLRIADVKASLSGAGLPVRAG; from the coding sequence ATGACGCTCGCGGTGCGGGTCATCCCGTGCCTCGACGTCGACGCCGGCCGGGTGGTCAAGGGCGTCAACTTCCAAGAGCTGCGCGACGCCGGTGACCCCGTCGAGCTCGCCCGCCTGTACGACGCCGAGGGCGCCGACGAGCTCACCTTCCTCGACATCTCCGCCTCCCACGAGGGCCGGGCGACCACGATGGACATCGTCTCCGCGACCGCCGAGCAGGTCTTCATCCCGCTCACCGTCGGCGGGGGAGTCTCCTCGGTCGAGGACGTCGACCGGCTGCTGCGCGCCGGCGCGGACAAGATCGCGGTCAACACCGCGGCCCTGCGCCGCCCCGAGCTGATCGCCGAGATCGCCGACCGCTTCGGCAACCAGGTCCTCGTCCTGTCCGTCGACGCCCGGCGGGTCCCGGCCGGCTCCGAGGTCCGCACCGACTCGGGCTTCGAGGTGACCACCCACGGCGGGCGCCAGTCCGCCGGGGTCGACGCGATCGCCTGGGCGGTCCGCGCGGCCGAGCTCGGCGCCGGCGAGATCCTGCTCAACGCCATGGACGCCGACGGCACCACCGACGGCTTCGACCTCGAGCTCATCCGCAAGGTCCGCGCCGAGGTCTCCATCCCGGTCATCGCCTCGGGCGGCGCGGGCGCGGTCGAGCACTTCCCGCCCGCGGTCGAGGCCGGCGCGGACGCCGTCCTGGCGGCGACCGTCTTCCACTTCGGCACCCTGCGCATCGCCGACGTCAAGGCGTCGCTGAGCGGGGCCGGCCTGCCGGTCCGGGCAGGATGA
- the hisB gene encoding imidazoleglycerol-phosphate dehydratase HisB has protein sequence MTARTARIERQTSESKVLVEVNIDGTGRHDISTGVGFYDHMLTAFARHALVDLTVQTEGDVHIDAHHTTEDTAIALGQALRQALGDKKGIRRFGDATVPLDEALVHAVVDVSGRPYCVHTGEPEGQQYVQLGGSGVSYLGSLTQHVFESIAFHGHFALHVRVLAGREPHHIVETQFKAFARAFRDAVALDPRETGIPSTKGAL, from the coding sequence ATGACTGCCAGGACCGCCCGCATCGAGCGGCAGACGAGCGAGTCCAAGGTGCTCGTCGAGGTGAACATCGACGGCACCGGCCGGCACGACATCTCCACCGGCGTCGGGTTCTACGACCACATGCTCACCGCGTTCGCGCGCCACGCGCTGGTCGACCTCACGGTCCAGACCGAGGGCGACGTCCACATCGACGCCCACCACACGACCGAGGACACCGCGATCGCGCTCGGCCAGGCGCTGCGCCAGGCGCTGGGGGACAAGAAGGGCATCCGCCGCTTCGGCGACGCGACCGTCCCGCTCGACGAGGCGCTCGTGCACGCCGTCGTCGACGTCTCCGGTCGCCCCTACTGCGTCCACACCGGCGAGCCCGAGGGCCAGCAGTACGTCCAGCTCGGCGGCTCCGGGGTCTCCTACCTCGGCTCGCTGACCCAGCACGTCTTCGAGTCGATCGCCTTCCACGGCCACTTCGCGCTCCACGTGCGCGTGCTCGCGGGCCGCGAGCCGCACCACATCGTCGAGACGCAGTTCAAGGCGTTCGCCCGGGCCTTCCGCGACGCGGTCGCGCTCGACCCGCGCGAGACCGGCATCCCCTCGACGAAGGGCGCTCTGTGA
- a CDS encoding ABC transporter ATP-binding protein: protein MSTTLRAPEQTRLSTGDEIGAWETIRRGIRHSPELTEGIGWTLTLAVIASVGQVVVPIAVQQTIDKGLHGPDGPDVSFTTWLALAAGLAIVATSWASYAMTARLFSTAERGLATLRVKAFRHVHDLPLLTQNTERRGALVSRVTSDVDQVSQFLVFGGLLFVVSIGQMLIATVVMVVYSWQLTIVVWVCFAPLFLSLRYFQRKLAAAYGTVRRQVGLLLSAVSEPVVGATVVKAYAIEDRTQERIDTAIAVHKAASTRAQGFTAFSFSLGGISAGFANAGVLIVGIWLGQGFAWGDGITAGEVLAFAFLVTLFVGPVQMGTQILTDAQNAIAGWRRVIGILDTPADLVDPGPDGKTLPRGAIDVRFEGVGFAYPGAAEVLSDIDLVIPAGQRVAVVGETGSGKSTVAKLLTRLMDPDRGRVLLDGIDLREVAESALRSSVVLVPQEGFLFDDTLAANVRYGRLGASEAEILAAADTIGLGDWVAGLPDGVATRVGQRGESLSAGERQLVALLRAQLADPDLLVLDEATSAVDPALETRIARALERLMSGRTSVTIAHRLSTAEAADVVVVVDRGRIVQHGPHAELVAQPDTPYARLHASWVAQHG from the coding sequence ATGAGCACCACCCTGCGCGCCCCGGAGCAGACCCGGCTCAGCACCGGTGACGAGATCGGCGCCTGGGAGACCATCCGCCGCGGCATCCGGCACTCGCCCGAGCTCACCGAGGGCATCGGCTGGACGCTGACCCTCGCGGTCATCGCCTCGGTCGGCCAGGTGGTCGTCCCGATCGCGGTCCAGCAGACGATCGACAAGGGGCTGCACGGTCCCGACGGGCCGGACGTGTCGTTCACGACCTGGCTCGCGCTCGCGGCGGGGCTGGCGATCGTGGCGACCAGCTGGGCGTCGTACGCGATGACGGCGCGGCTGTTCTCGACCGCCGAGCGCGGCCTGGCCACGCTGCGGGTCAAGGCGTTCCGCCACGTCCACGACCTCCCGCTGCTCACCCAGAACACCGAGCGCCGCGGCGCCCTGGTCTCGCGGGTGACCAGCGACGTCGACCAGGTCAGCCAGTTCCTCGTGTTCGGCGGCCTGCTGTTCGTGGTCAGCATCGGCCAGATGCTCATCGCGACCGTGGTGATGGTGGTCTACAGCTGGCAGCTCACGATCGTGGTCTGGGTCTGCTTCGCACCACTGTTCCTGAGCCTGCGCTACTTCCAGCGCAAGCTGGCCGCCGCCTACGGCACCGTGCGACGCCAGGTCGGCCTGCTGCTCTCGGCCGTCTCCGAGCCGGTCGTGGGCGCGACCGTGGTCAAGGCCTACGCGATCGAGGACCGCACCCAGGAGCGCATCGACACCGCGATCGCCGTGCACAAGGCGGCGAGCACGCGGGCCCAGGGGTTCACGGCCTTCTCGTTCAGCCTCGGCGGCATCTCGGCCGGCTTCGCCAACGCGGGCGTGCTCATCGTCGGCATCTGGCTGGGCCAGGGCTTCGCCTGGGGTGACGGGATCACCGCCGGCGAGGTGCTGGCGTTCGCCTTCCTGGTCACCCTGTTCGTCGGCCCGGTCCAGATGGGCACCCAGATCCTCACCGACGCCCAGAACGCCATCGCCGGATGGCGCCGCGTGATCGGCATCCTCGACACCCCGGCCGACCTGGTCGACCCGGGCCCCGATGGCAAGACGCTGCCCCGGGGCGCGATCGACGTCCGCTTCGAGGGGGTCGGCTTCGCCTACCCCGGTGCCGCGGAGGTCCTCTCCGACATCGACCTGGTGATCCCGGCCGGCCAGCGGGTCGCGGTCGTCGGCGAGACCGGCTCGGGCAAGTCCACCGTCGCCAAGCTGCTCACCCGCCTGATGGACCCCGACCGCGGCCGGGTCCTGCTCGACGGGATCGACCTGCGCGAGGTCGCCGAGAGCGCCCTGCGCAGCAGCGTGGTGCTCGTGCCCCAGGAGGGCTTCCTCTTCGACGACACCCTGGCCGCGAACGTCCGCTACGGCCGGCTCGGTGCGAGCGAGGCCGAGATCCTCGCCGCGGCCGACACGATCGGCCTCGGCGACTGGGTGGCCGGCCTGCCCGACGGCGTCGCGACCCGCGTGGGCCAGCGCGGCGAGTCGCTCTCGGCGGGGGAGCGCCAGCTCGTCGCGCTGCTGCGCGCCCAGCTCGCCGACCCCGACCTGCTCGTGCTCGACGAGGCCACCAGCGCCGTCGACCCCGCCCTGGAGACCCGGATCGCCCGGGCCCTGGAGCGCCTGATGAGCGGGCGCACCTCGGTCACCATCGCGCACCGGCTCTCCACCGCTGAGGCCGCCGATGTCGTGGTCGTCGTCGACCGGGGCCGGATCGTCCAGCACGGGCCGCACGCCGAGCTCGTGGCCCAGCCGGACACCCCTTACGCGAGGCTGCACGCCTCGTGGGTGGCCCAGCACGGATAA
- a CDS encoding MmcQ/YjbR family DNA-binding protein — MDVADLQAHCLARPGAWADNPWDHELPVIKVGPAERGKIFAFLCPGSVGVKAGATREVADDELLEAVEESYRAVVAKLPKSLRPDGWDA; from the coding sequence GTGGACGTCGCCGACCTGCAGGCCCACTGCCTGGCCCGCCCCGGGGCCTGGGCCGACAACCCCTGGGACCACGAGCTGCCCGTGATCAAGGTGGGCCCGGCCGAACGCGGCAAGATCTTCGCCTTCCTCTGTCCCGGCAGCGTCGGCGTCAAGGCCGGCGCCACCCGCGAGGTCGCCGACGACGAGCTGCTCGAGGCCGTCGAGGAGTCCTACCGCGCCGTCGTGGCCAAGCTGCCGAAGTCGCTGCGGCCCGACGGCTGGGACGCCTGA
- a CDS encoding histidinol-phosphate transaminase, whose product MTWPPLRAELRGIEPYGAPQLDVPVQLNVNENPYGPSPACIADIAAAAGEAAATLHRYPDREFVALRTALAGYLSRDAGERGIVPEQVWAANGSNEVMLQLLQAFGGPGRTAVSFAPTYSMYPEYARDTSTRWVAGRRAEDFALDLDAARDLVKTEQPSVILLPSPNNPTGTALPPEAVGVLCEAAGDGGIVVVDEAYGEFRRAGVPSALELLASYRNLVVTRTMSKAFAGAGLRLGYLAAAPEICDAIRVVRLPYHLSAVTQAVALAALRHAPELLGKVDDLRRERDALVTWLRAEGYDVADSDANFVLFGRFADRHAVWQGLLDRGVLIRETGPEGWLRVSVGTPDEMAAFRAALTDVDGERA is encoded by the coding sequence ATGACCTGGCCGCCGCTGCGCGCGGAGCTGCGCGGCATCGAGCCCTACGGCGCGCCCCAGCTCGACGTCCCCGTCCAGCTCAACGTCAACGAGAACCCCTACGGCCCGTCGCCGGCGTGCATCGCCGACATCGCGGCGGCCGCGGGCGAGGCGGCCGCGACCCTGCACCGCTACCCCGACCGCGAGTTCGTCGCGCTGCGCACCGCGCTCGCCGGCTATCTCTCCCGCGACGCGGGGGAGCGCGGGATCGTGCCCGAGCAGGTGTGGGCGGCCAACGGCTCCAACGAGGTCATGCTCCAGCTGCTCCAGGCCTTCGGCGGCCCGGGGCGCACGGCGGTGAGCTTCGCGCCGACCTACTCCATGTACCCGGAGTACGCGCGCGACACCAGCACCCGCTGGGTCGCCGGGCGCCGGGCCGAGGACTTCGCGCTCGACCTCGACGCCGCGCGCGACCTGGTCAAGACCGAGCAGCCGAGCGTGATCCTGCTGCCGAGCCCCAACAACCCCACCGGTACGGCGCTCCCGCCCGAGGCCGTCGGGGTGCTGTGCGAGGCGGCGGGCGATGGCGGCATCGTCGTGGTCGACGAGGCCTACGGCGAGTTCCGCCGGGCGGGCGTCCCGAGCGCGCTCGAGCTGCTGGCGTCGTACCGCAACCTGGTGGTGACGCGCACGATGAGCAAGGCCTTCGCGGGCGCGGGCCTGCGGCTGGGCTACCTCGCCGCGGCCCCCGAGATCTGCGACGCGATCCGGGTCGTCCGGCTGCCCTACCACCTGTCCGCGGTCACCCAGGCGGTCGCGCTGGCCGCGCTGCGCCACGCCCCCGAGCTGCTCGGCAAGGTCGACGACCTGCGCCGCGAGCGCGACGCGCTGGTCACCTGGCTGCGCGCCGAGGGCTACGACGTCGCCGACTCCGACGCCAATTTCGTGTTGTTCGGACGATTCGCCGACCGTCATGCTGTCTGGCAGGGTCTCCTCGACCGGGGAGTCCTGATCCGGGAGACCGGGCCCGAGGGCTGGCTGCGGGTCTCGGTCGGCACCCCCGACGAGATGGCGGCCTTCCGGGCCGCCCTCACCGACGTAGATGGAGAGCGCGCATGA
- the priA gene encoding bifunctional 1-(5-phosphoribosyl)-5-((5-phosphoribosylamino)methylideneamino)imidazole-4-carboxamide isomerase/phosphoribosylanthranilate isomerase PriA: MTSAYLELLPAVDVKGGQAVQLVQGIDGSEKRFGDPVEAALRWQEAGAEWIHLVDLDAAFGHGNNRALQAEIVGRLDIKVEMSGGIRDDESLEAAMATGCRRVNIGTAALEQPEWCAKAIATYGDRVAVGLDVRGRTLAARGWTQEGGDLYETLARLDAEGCARYVVTDVNKDGMLQGPNLQLLKDVCAATDRPVVASGGVTTLDDIRALMDLVPIGVEGAIAGTALYTGQFTLDDALALTKGGLV, from the coding sequence ATGACGAGCGCCTACCTCGAGCTGTTGCCCGCCGTGGACGTGAAGGGTGGTCAGGCTGTCCAGCTGGTGCAGGGTATCGACGGGTCGGAGAAGCGCTTCGGTGACCCGGTCGAGGCGGCGCTGCGCTGGCAGGAGGCCGGGGCGGAGTGGATCCACCTCGTCGACCTCGACGCCGCCTTCGGGCACGGCAACAACCGCGCGCTCCAGGCCGAGATCGTCGGCCGTCTCGACATCAAGGTCGAGATGAGCGGTGGCATCCGCGACGACGAGTCGCTCGAGGCCGCGATGGCGACCGGCTGTCGCCGGGTCAACATCGGTACGGCCGCGCTGGAGCAGCCGGAGTGGTGCGCCAAGGCGATCGCGACCTACGGCGACCGGGTCGCCGTGGGGCTCGACGTCCGCGGCCGCACGCTCGCCGCGCGCGGCTGGACCCAGGAGGGCGGCGACCTCTACGAGACGCTCGCCCGCCTCGACGCCGAGGGCTGTGCGCGCTACGTCGTCACCGACGTCAACAAGGACGGCATGCTCCAGGGCCCCAACCTGCAGCTGCTCAAGGACGTCTGCGCCGCGACCGACCGTCCCGTCGTCGCCTCCGGCGGCGTCACCACGCTCGACGACATCCGCGCGCTGATGGACCTCGTCCCGATCGGCGTCGAGGGCGCGATCGCCGGAACCGCCCTCTACACCGGGCAGTTCACGCTCGACGACGCGCTCGCACTGACCAAGGGCGGTCTCGTATGA
- a CDS encoding Ig-like domain-containing protein, which translates to MTLRHRFSLRSFAIAGILGLTASSAAVLGATAPASAAKIGMSCEVQGLGTKAFAVDITTNAPANAAPGSSFAPRITSKMSVPADLADLMRGILGVNAISGEIQATVLVDGAPVVTTVTVPRTAVPASGAVVLTGTGRLPAIPAGPAGGRHTLAAGFQNVTMTLFKPGTDPGLPFPVMCAPAAGQNATVSTYTVKATSTTKATASYQAKKRKATVSATVASSPAATGTVTFKLKRGAKTVKTVKATVRGGKAVATFKKLKKGKHTVTATYGGSTAVLPSTGTAKLKVR; encoded by the coding sequence ATGACCTTGCGTCACCGCTTCAGCCTGCGCTCCTTCGCGATCGCCGGCATCCTCGGACTCACCGCGAGCAGTGCTGCCGTCCTCGGCGCCACCGCCCCGGCGAGCGCCGCCAAGATCGGCATGAGCTGCGAGGTGCAGGGCCTCGGCACCAAGGCCTTCGCCGTCGACATCACCACCAACGCCCCGGCGAACGCCGCCCCCGGCTCGTCCTTCGCACCGCGGATCACGTCCAAGATGAGCGTGCCGGCCGACCTCGCCGACCTCATGCGCGGCATCCTCGGCGTCAACGCCATCTCCGGCGAGATCCAGGCGACCGTCCTCGTGGACGGCGCTCCGGTGGTCACCACGGTGACGGTCCCGCGCACGGCCGTCCCGGCCAGCGGCGCCGTCGTGCTCACCGGCACCGGCCGGCTCCCGGCGATCCCCGCCGGGCCCGCGGGCGGGCGGCACACCCTCGCCGCCGGCTTCCAGAACGTCACGATGACGCTCTTCAAGCCGGGCACCGACCCCGGCCTGCCGTTCCCGGTCATGTGCGCGCCCGCCGCCGGGCAGAACGCGACCGTCAGCACCTACACGGTCAAGGCGACGTCCACGACCAAGGCCACTGCGAGCTACCAGGCCAAGAAGCGCAAGGCCACGGTCTCCGCGACGGTCGCCTCGAGCCCCGCGGCGACCGGCACCGTGACCTTCAAGCTCAAGCGCGGCGCCAAGACGGTCAAGACCGTCAAGGCGACCGTCCGTGGCGGCAAGGCCGTGGCGACCTTCAAGAAGCTCAAGAAGGGCAAGCACACCGTCACCGCGACGTACGGCGGGTCCACGGCGGTCCTGCCGTCCACCGGCACCGCCAAGCTCAAGGTCCGCTGA